One stretch of Streptomyces agglomeratus DNA includes these proteins:
- a CDS encoding nickel-dependent hydrogenase large subunit: MAPTTKAAGDGSGLVEMAWDPITRIVGSLGIHTKIDFKQKRVAECYSTSSVFRGYSVFMRGKDPRDAHFITSRICGICGDNHATCSVYAQNMAYGVKPPHLAEWIINLGESAEYMFDHNIFQENLVGVDYCEKMVRETNPGVLELAERTEAPHAGDHGYRTIADIMRSLNPIEGEFYREALQVSRYTREMFCLMEGRHVHPSTLYPGGVGTIASVQLFTDYLSRLMRYVEFMKRVVPLHDDLFDFFYEALPGYEEVGRRRVLLGCWGALNDPEYCDFTYANMSDWGRRMFVTPGIIVDGKLVTNDLTEINLGIRILLGSSYYEDWQGQEQFVTHDPLGNPVDPRHPWNQHTIPAPQKRDFNGNYSWVMSPRWFDGKDYLALDTGGGPIARLWSTALSGLVDTGYVKSTGHSVVINLPRTMTKPETTFEWNIPRWSNALERNRARTYFQAYTAAIALHFAEKGLEEVRAGRTQTWEKFEVPDQAVGVGFTEAVRGVLSHHMVIRDGKIANYHPYPPTPWNASTRDTYGTPGPYEDAVQNTPIFEENTPENFKGIDIMRAVRSFDPCLPCGVHMYVGEGKTVQKMHMPTGLSGLGG; this comes from the coding sequence ATGGCACCGACGACGAAGGCGGCCGGCGACGGCAGCGGCCTGGTGGAGATGGCCTGGGATCCGATCACCCGGATCGTGGGCAGCCTCGGCATCCACACAAAGATCGACTTCAAGCAGAAGCGGGTCGCCGAGTGCTACAGCACCTCGTCGGTCTTCCGGGGCTACAGCGTTTTCATGCGCGGAAAGGACCCCCGGGACGCGCACTTCATCACCAGCCGGATTTGCGGCATCTGCGGCGACAACCACGCCACTTGCTCGGTGTATGCCCAGAACATGGCGTACGGCGTGAAGCCCCCGCACCTCGCCGAGTGGATCATCAACCTCGGTGAGTCCGCGGAGTACATGTTCGACCACAACATCTTCCAGGAGAACCTGGTCGGGGTCGACTACTGCGAGAAGATGGTCCGTGAGACCAACCCGGGCGTCCTCGAACTGGCCGAGCGCACCGAGGCGCCGCACGCCGGTGATCACGGCTACCGCACCATCGCCGACATCATGCGCTCGCTCAACCCCATCGAGGGGGAGTTCTACCGCGAGGCCCTCCAGGTCAGCCGCTACACGCGCGAGATGTTCTGCCTGATGGAGGGACGCCACGTGCACCCCTCCACGCTGTACCCGGGCGGCGTCGGCACCATCGCCTCCGTGCAGCTCTTCACGGACTACCTGAGCCGCCTGATGCGCTACGTCGAGTTCATGAAGCGCGTCGTCCCCCTGCACGACGACCTGTTCGACTTCTTCTACGAGGCCCTCCCCGGGTACGAGGAAGTGGGCAGGCGCCGCGTCCTGCTGGGCTGCTGGGGCGCGCTCAACGACCCCGAGTACTGCGACTTCACGTACGCCAACATGAGCGACTGGGGCCGGCGGATGTTCGTCACCCCGGGCATCATCGTCGACGGCAAGCTGGTCACCAACGACCTCACCGAGATCAACCTCGGCATCCGGATCCTGCTCGGCAGCTCGTACTACGAGGACTGGCAGGGCCAGGAGCAGTTCGTCACCCACGACCCGCTCGGCAACCCGGTGGACCCGCGCCACCCGTGGAACCAGCACACGATCCCCGCGCCGCAGAAGCGGGACTTCAACGGCAACTACAGCTGGGTGATGTCTCCCCGCTGGTTCGACGGCAAGGACTACCTCGCCCTCGACACCGGCGGCGGCCCCATCGCCCGCCTGTGGTCGACCGCGCTCTCCGGGCTCGTCGACACCGGCTACGTGAAGTCCACCGGCCACAGCGTGGTCATCAACCTGCCGCGCACGATGACCAAGCCCGAGACCACCTTCGAGTGGAACATCCCGCGCTGGAGCAACGCCCTGGAGCGCAACCGCGCCCGTACGTACTTCCAGGCGTACACCGCCGCGATCGCCCTGCACTTCGCGGAGAAGGGCCTGGAGGAGGTACGCGCCGGACGCACCCAGACCTGGGAGAAGTTCGAAGTACCGGACCAGGCCGTCGGCGTCGGGTTCACGGAGGCCGTACGCGGCGTCCTCTCCCACCACATGGTGATCCGCGACGGCAAGATCGCCAACTACCACCCCTACCCGCCCACCCCGTGGAACGCGAGCACCCGCGACACCTACGGCACACCGGGCCCCTACGAGGACGCCGTGCAGAACACGCCGATCTTCGAGGAGAACACCCCGGAGAACTTCAAGGGCATCGACATCATGCGCGCCGTCCGCAGCTTCGACCCTTGCCTGCCGTGCGGTGTCCACATGTACGTCGGCGAGGGCAAGACCGTGCAGAAGATGCACATGCCCACCGGGCTGAGCGGACTCGGCGGATGA
- a CDS encoding DUF952 domain-containing protein: MIYHVVPLDEWAARPDRPYAPASLAEEGFVHCSPDDATTLAVVNAFYRSAPRPLLVLCLDESRLSAEVVREEAVPAPPPGVARGTLFPHVFGPVNRDAVERVLEIRWDEEGRAIGLEGAN; encoded by the coding sequence ATGATCTATCACGTCGTGCCGCTCGACGAGTGGGCCGCCCGTCCCGACCGCCCGTACGCGCCCGCCTCCCTCGCGGAGGAAGGCTTCGTCCACTGCTCTCCCGACGACGCGACCACGCTGGCCGTCGTCAACGCCTTCTACCGGTCGGCGCCGAGGCCGTTGCTGGTGCTGTGCCTGGACGAGAGCCGTCTCAGTGCCGAGGTGGTACGGGAGGAGGCGGTGCCCGCCCCGCCGCCCGGAGTCGCCCGGGGAACCTTGTTCCCCCACGTGTTCGGCCCCGTCAACCGTGACGCCGTCGAGCGCGTCCTGGAGATCCGGTGGGACGAGGAAGGCCGGGCGATCGGGCTGGAGGGTGCGAACTAA
- a CDS encoding FG-GAP repeat protein: protein MRHIRGTALTAAALLTLLGGAAFTAPAAQAAAPFPSIGWQQRNCDYDGNGFDDVLIGAPGATVSGATGAGYVTVQYSSSSGLSTTKKSVLHQNTSGVPGGTEAGDGFGRAVASGDLDNDGYDDAIVGVPGEDLAGLSNAGGATVFWGSPTGLHGSDSTWLENPGQLRAGANFGRAIEAGRYFAPDPADPDANPRDSVAVLENDALLFFTAPPGAAAQQLKPTDQGGQAPDATPLETGFALRSLSRGNYNEDAWADLAISGVTTGDEPGIGATQVLHGAPGAGAMEDGGAFEGGPAVVSSDFNQDGQDDLAIGDTGVGSPVGGSVSVYLGQGDLSGLGSTPAQRWTQDSPGIPGAAEAGDRWGAEMSSGDTDGDGLPDLAVGAPGEDIGSVSNAGAVWALRGAPGGLTATGARGFDQNHPDIPGGAETSDRWGEQVRLVDANKDGLFGLLAAAPGENTNDGVAWVLPASSSGLVAKGTWTYDGARLGAPAANAQFGAAIDE from the coding sequence CGCAGCACTCCTCACACTCCTCGGCGGCGCCGCGTTCACGGCCCCCGCCGCACAGGCCGCAGCGCCCTTTCCGTCCATCGGCTGGCAGCAGCGCAATTGTGACTACGACGGCAACGGTTTCGACGATGTGCTGATCGGCGCCCCGGGCGCCACGGTGAGCGGCGCCACGGGCGCCGGTTACGTCACCGTGCAGTACAGCTCGTCAAGCGGTCTCAGCACCACCAAGAAGAGCGTCCTCCACCAGAACACCTCGGGCGTCCCGGGCGGCACCGAGGCCGGTGACGGTTTCGGGCGCGCCGTGGCCTCGGGTGACCTGGACAACGACGGCTACGACGACGCGATCGTCGGCGTCCCCGGTGAGGACCTGGCCGGGCTGTCCAACGCGGGCGGCGCCACCGTCTTCTGGGGCTCGCCGACCGGGCTGCACGGCTCCGACAGCACCTGGCTGGAAAACCCCGGCCAACTGCGGGCCGGTGCGAACTTCGGCCGGGCGATCGAAGCCGGCAGGTACTTCGCCCCGGACCCGGCCGACCCGGACGCCAACCCGCGCGACAGCGTCGCCGTCCTGGAGAACGACGCGCTGCTGTTCTTCACCGCCCCGCCGGGGGCGGCGGCCCAGCAGCTGAAGCCGACGGACCAGGGAGGCCAGGCACCGGACGCGACGCCGTTGGAGACCGGCTTCGCCCTCCGCAGCCTCAGCCGCGGCAACTACAACGAGGACGCCTGGGCGGACCTGGCGATCTCCGGGGTGACCACCGGCGACGAGCCGGGCATCGGAGCCACCCAGGTCCTGCACGGCGCACCCGGCGCCGGGGCGATGGAAGACGGCGGCGCGTTCGAGGGCGGTCCGGCGGTCGTTTCCAGCGACTTCAACCAGGATGGCCAGGACGACCTGGCCATCGGCGACACGGGGGTCGGTTCGCCCGTCGGCGGGTCCGTCTCCGTATACCTGGGCCAGGGCGATCTCTCCGGGCTCGGTTCAACGCCGGCCCAGAGGTGGACGCAGGACTCACCGGGCATCCCCGGCGCGGCCGAGGCCGGCGACCGGTGGGGCGCCGAGATGTCCTCCGGCGACACCGACGGCGACGGCCTCCCGGACCTCGCCGTCGGCGCCCCCGGGGAGGACATCGGATCCGTCTCCAACGCGGGAGCGGTCTGGGCGCTGCGCGGAGCGCCGGGCGGGCTGACGGCGACCGGGGCGCGCGGTTTCGACCAGAACCACCCCGACATCCCCGGCGGTGCGGAGACCTCGGACCGCTGGGGCGAACAGGTGCGGCTTGTCGATGCCAACAAGGACGGCCTGTTCGGCCTGCTGGCGGCGGCACCGGGCGAGAACACCAATGACGGCGTCGCATGGGTCCTCCCCGCGTCGTCGTCGGGGCTCGTCGCCAAGGGGACGTGGACCTACGACGGGGCGCGCCTCGGGGCGCCCGCAGCCAACGCGCAGTTCGGGGCGGCGATCGACGAGTAG
- a CDS encoding hydrogenase maturation protease, which translates to MSRPAPGEGRILVAGVGNIFLSDDGFGVETVRRLAAQPLPEHVEAVDIGVRGVHLAYQLLDRYDTLVLVDATQRGGEPGTVYLIEPSGPGDSAEQSPVLDGHRMSPDAVLALLGTLCAGTGANPPRRTLVVGCEPASVDEGIGLSPPVAAAVPEAVRLIEELLRDGDQEAPAPRATAGEAAT; encoded by the coding sequence GTGAGCCGCCCGGCCCCCGGCGAGGGCCGCATCCTGGTGGCCGGTGTCGGGAACATCTTCCTCAGCGACGACGGCTTCGGCGTCGAGACGGTCCGCCGGCTCGCCGCGCAGCCGCTGCCCGAGCACGTCGAGGCCGTGGACATCGGCGTACGCGGCGTACACCTCGCGTACCAGCTCCTCGACCGCTACGACACGCTCGTCCTGGTGGACGCTACGCAACGCGGCGGCGAGCCGGGCACGGTGTACCTGATCGAGCCCTCCGGCCCCGGCGACAGCGCGGAGCAGAGCCCCGTGCTCGACGGCCACCGGATGTCACCCGACGCCGTACTGGCCCTGCTCGGCACGCTCTGCGCCGGGACCGGGGCGAACCCGCCGCGCCGCACGCTGGTCGTGGGGTGCGAACCGGCGTCGGTCGACGAAGGCATCGGCCTCAGCCCGCCGGTGGCCGCCGCCGTGCCGGAGGCCGTACGGCTGATCGAAGAACTGCTGCGGGACGGGGACCAGGAAGCGCCCGCGCCGCGGGCCACGGCCGGCGAGGCCGCGACATGA
- a CDS encoding hydrogenase maturation nickel metallochaperone HypA, whose product MHEMSIALAVVGQVEEAAERAGGVTAVRSVRLQVGELAGVVPDALSFCFELACAGTLLEGAELVTEAVPGRARCAPCADEWAVGMPPRLCCPVCGTATDALVSGRELQIVSVHWEDGPPHEHTREPILEER is encoded by the coding sequence ATGCACGAGATGTCCATCGCGCTGGCCGTCGTCGGCCAGGTGGAAGAGGCCGCCGAACGGGCCGGCGGCGTGACCGCCGTGCGGTCGGTGCGCCTCCAGGTCGGCGAACTGGCCGGCGTGGTCCCCGACGCGCTCTCCTTCTGCTTCGAACTGGCCTGCGCCGGAACGCTGCTGGAAGGCGCCGAACTCGTCACGGAAGCGGTGCCGGGCCGCGCCCGCTGCGCCCCCTGCGCGGACGAATGGGCCGTCGGCATGCCGCCGCGACTGTGCTGCCCGGTGTGCGGTACGGCGACCGACGCACTCGTCTCGGGCCGCGAACTCCAGATCGTCAGCGTGCACTGGGAGGACGGCCCGCCGCACGAACACACCCGCGAACCGATCCTCGAGGAGCGCTGA
- a CDS encoding DUF6893 family small protein, with amino-acid sequence MKKTIILGAVGASALAALAKLTLPDIQRYLRIRKM; translated from the coding sequence ATGAAGAAGACCATCATCCTTGGCGCCGTCGGAGCATCCGCGCTGGCGGCGCTCGCCAAGCTGACCCTGCCTGACATCCAGCGGTACCTGCGCATCCGCAAGATGTGA
- a CDS encoding hydrogenase expression protein HypE — MSAATPNTAEAADAPGAPADEAPPIHILWINAGLSCDGDSVALTAAMQPSIEEIVLGVLPGLPKIAVHWPLIDFECGPVGGSDTFIEWFFKGERGEIDPFVLVVEGSIPNEGIKQEGYWCGFGDNPETGQPITTSEWIDRLAPKALAVVAIGTCATYGGIHAMAGNPTGAMGVPDYLGWDWKSKAGIPIVCVPGCPIQPDNFSETLTYLLYQAAGSAPMIPLDDKLRPTWLFGATVHEGCDRAGYYEQGQFALTYDSPKCLVKLGCWGPVVKCNVPKRGWMNGIGGCPNVGGICIACTMPGFPDKFMPFMDEPPGGKVSSAASGAYGAVVRKLRSITAKTVDKEPKWRHTGEQLTTGYRPPW; from the coding sequence ATGAGTGCAGCGACGCCGAACACAGCCGAGGCCGCGGACGCGCCGGGTGCGCCCGCCGACGAGGCGCCCCCGATCCACATTCTCTGGATCAACGCCGGTCTGAGCTGTGACGGCGACTCGGTCGCCCTGACAGCGGCCATGCAGCCGAGCATCGAGGAGATCGTCCTCGGTGTGCTGCCGGGCCTGCCCAAGATCGCCGTTCACTGGCCCCTGATCGACTTCGAGTGCGGTCCGGTCGGAGGGTCGGACACGTTCATCGAGTGGTTCTTTAAGGGGGAACGCGGCGAGATCGACCCCTTCGTGCTCGTCGTCGAAGGGTCGATCCCCAACGAGGGGATCAAACAGGAGGGTTACTGGTGCGGCTTCGGGGACAACCCCGAGACCGGCCAGCCGATCACCACCAGCGAATGGATCGACCGGCTGGCGCCGAAGGCACTGGCGGTCGTGGCCATCGGGACCTGCGCCACCTACGGCGGCATCCACGCCATGGCCGGCAACCCCACCGGAGCCATGGGCGTGCCCGACTACCTCGGGTGGGACTGGAAGTCCAAGGCGGGCATCCCCATCGTGTGCGTGCCCGGCTGCCCCATCCAGCCCGACAACTTCTCGGAGACCCTCACCTACCTCCTGTACCAGGCGGCCGGTTCGGCTCCGATGATCCCGCTGGACGACAAACTGCGCCCGACCTGGCTCTTCGGCGCCACCGTGCACGAAGGGTGCGACCGCGCGGGCTACTACGAGCAGGGCCAGTTCGCCCTCACGTACGACTCGCCCAAGTGCCTGGTCAAGCTGGGCTGCTGGGGTCCGGTCGTCAAGTGCAACGTCCCCAAGCGCGGCTGGATGAACGGTATCGGCGGCTGTCCGAACGTCGGTGGCATCTGCATCGCCTGCACCATGCCGGGCTTCCCCGACAAGTTCATGCCGTTCATGGACGAGCCGCCCGGCGGCAAGGTGTCGAGCGCCGCGAGCGGCGCCTACGGGGCGGTGGTCCGCAAGCTGCGGTCCATCACGGCCAAGACGGTCGACAAGGAGCCCAAGTGGCGGCACACCGGAGAACAGCTGACCACGGGATACCGCCCGCCCTGGTGA
- a CDS encoding DUF5947 family protein codes for MSAPPVRPQPAARPTDVRGLRRFVGARPPREERCELCGVAVAEDAHRHLVDTENRSLACACTPCAFLFERPGAAGGRFRAVPSRYLADPDHHLDDGAWELLQIPVGVAFFFRNAALDRPAAFYPSPAGATESELNPSVWPAITDSTPLAALLEPDVEALLVRRSEGRSECYLVPIDICYELVGRMRLLWQGFDGGAEARADLEAFFRTVAQRARTVREEDRP; via the coding sequence GTGAGCGCGCCCCCGGTCCGGCCGCAGCCTGCGGCGCGGCCCACGGACGTGCGCGGCCTGCGCCGGTTCGTGGGCGCGCGCCCGCCCCGGGAGGAGCGCTGCGAACTGTGCGGGGTGGCGGTGGCCGAAGACGCCCACCGCCACCTGGTGGACACGGAGAACCGGTCGCTGGCCTGCGCCTGCACCCCGTGCGCCTTCCTGTTCGAGCGGCCGGGCGCGGCGGGCGGCCGCTTCCGCGCCGTTCCCTCCCGCTACCTGGCCGACCCGGACCACCACCTGGACGACGGCGCGTGGGAACTCCTCCAGATCCCCGTCGGCGTCGCCTTCTTCTTCCGCAACGCGGCGCTCGACCGGCCGGCCGCCTTCTACCCGAGCCCGGCGGGCGCCACCGAGAGCGAACTCAACCCCTCGGTCTGGCCGGCGATCACCGACAGCACCCCGCTGGCCGCGCTGCTCGAACCCGACGTGGAGGCGCTGCTGGTGCGCCGCTCGGAGGGACGGTCCGAGTGCTACCTCGTACCCATCGACATCTGCTACGAACTGGTGGGCCGCATGCGCCTGTTGTGGCAGGGCTTCGACGGCGGCGCCGAGGCCCGCGCCGACCTGGAGGCGTTCTTCCGCACCGTGGCGCAACGCGCCCGGACGGTCCGCGAGGAGGACCGGCCATGA
- a CDS encoding GNAT family N-acetyltransferase, producing the protein MTDPVIRVLDASNVHLFDTLPDPLGARAGHARTTHRPEWKRVALRDGAVVARGAWWGGPDDNTPVNINWFDVGEGEEEAGAHLLRTAPHQVELELNLPAGWRDAPVTRAAGETRLRAARAAGYDVLVERFMYRWTPDCGLPRRPGRLKFAAEPDDAVFFDALRRIHSATLDAHALRAIAEGGLDQAAQEELDFFHWCPSPREWWQVAYAPDGELAGIHIPAHNPAGPCVGFIGVVPEQRGRGYAYDLLAECTYFLVEQGADFVAAATDQGNRPMAANFAKAGYPVVRERVNLVPGERD; encoded by the coding sequence ATGACCGATCCGGTCATCCGCGTGCTCGACGCGAGCAACGTGCATCTCTTCGACACCCTGCCCGACCCGCTCGGCGCCCGCGCCGGGCATGCGCGCACCACACACCGTCCCGAGTGGAAGCGTGTGGCGCTGCGTGACGGTGCGGTCGTCGCCCGCGGTGCCTGGTGGGGCGGGCCCGACGACAACACCCCGGTTAACATCAACTGGTTCGACGTCGGCGAGGGCGAGGAGGAGGCGGGTGCCCATCTGCTGCGCACCGCCCCGCACCAGGTCGAACTGGAGCTCAACCTGCCCGCCGGCTGGCGCGACGCCCCGGTCACCCGCGCCGCGGGCGAGACCCGCCTGCGAGCCGCGCGGGCGGCAGGGTACGACGTACTGGTCGAGCGGTTCATGTACCGCTGGACACCGGACTGCGGTCTGCCCCGGCGGCCCGGGCGCCTGAAGTTCGCGGCGGAGCCGGACGACGCCGTGTTCTTCGACGCGCTGCGCCGCATCCACTCGGCGACGCTGGACGCGCACGCGCTGCGCGCGATCGCGGAGGGCGGACTCGACCAGGCGGCCCAGGAGGAACTGGACTTCTTCCACTGGTGCCCGTCACCGCGCGAGTGGTGGCAGGTGGCGTACGCACCGGACGGCGAACTGGCCGGTATCCACATTCCCGCGCACAACCCCGCGGGACCCTGCGTCGGTTTCATCGGTGTGGTGCCTGAGCAGCGTGGGCGCGGCTATGCGTACGACCTGCTGGCCGAGTGCACCTACTTCCTCGTGGAGCAGGGTGCGGACTTCGTCGCCGCTGCCACGGATCAGGGCAACCGCCCGATGGCCGCGAACTTCGCGAAGGCCGGGTATCCGGTGGTACGCGAGCGCGTCAACCTGGTCCCGGGCGAGCGGGACTGA
- a CDS encoding hydrogenase maturation protein — MHLLLVASAFNSLTQRVHAELRDHGHSVAVELVRHADCLREAVRRHAPELVVAPMLKTAIPQDVWSAHTCLVVHPGPIGDRGPSSLDWAIHEDAAEWGVTVLQAEAEMDAGDVWASVVCAVPPVAKSDLYRNEVADAALAAVLLAVQRFAGGTYVPWRQPGAGEAGTTVRTRPYLKQTDRRIDWASESTETVLRKLRAADSQPGVLDELLGAEWYLHGGHPEDALRGRPGTLLATRAGAVCRATTDSAVWIPEVRPRRVPGQPATFKLPAVQALGDLLPPLPEHPAPLLDDPAGRTWSDIRYREDGRVGVLSFSFPGGAMSTDQCRRLLAAYREACSRPTSVLVLGGGRDFFSNGIHLNVIEAADDPGGESWANINAIDDLVEAVLTTTDRLVVSAVGGNAAAGGVMLALAADEVWCRSGAVLNPHYRLMGLYGSEYWTYTLPRRVGSEAAERLTREALPVSANAALRLGLVDRVVESTPQGFVREAGRLAVQLAALPATPTRVREKKAELDRQESVKPLAAFREKELALMRRTFFDPDAPYHALRRSFVRKEAPPGTPPHLNPPASASRAAPSGRRTGRVTGTAAADGAPAQGPC; from the coding sequence ATGCACCTCCTGCTCGTGGCCAGCGCGTTCAACAGCCTCACCCAGCGTGTGCACGCCGAACTGAGGGACCACGGCCACAGCGTGGCGGTGGAGCTCGTACGGCACGCCGACTGCCTGCGCGAGGCCGTGCGGCGGCACGCGCCGGAGCTCGTCGTGGCGCCAATGCTGAAAACGGCGATCCCGCAGGACGTGTGGTCGGCGCACACCTGTCTCGTGGTCCACCCCGGCCCCATCGGTGACCGCGGGCCTTCGTCGCTCGACTGGGCCATTCATGAGGATGCCGCCGAGTGGGGCGTGACCGTCCTTCAGGCAGAGGCCGAGATGGACGCCGGCGACGTGTGGGCCTCGGTCGTCTGCGCGGTGCCCCCGGTGGCCAAGAGCGACCTGTACCGCAACGAGGTGGCCGACGCGGCGCTGGCGGCGGTCCTGCTGGCCGTCCAGCGCTTCGCGGGCGGCACGTACGTCCCCTGGCGGCAGCCCGGCGCGGGCGAGGCGGGAACGACCGTCCGCACCCGCCCGTACCTGAAGCAGACCGACCGGCGGATCGACTGGGCGTCGGAGTCCACCGAGACGGTACTGCGCAAGCTGCGCGCCGCGGACTCGCAGCCCGGCGTACTGGACGAGCTGCTCGGCGCCGAGTGGTATCTCCACGGCGGCCACCCCGAGGACGCCTTGCGGGGCCGGCCCGGCACGCTGCTGGCCACCAGGGCCGGAGCCGTCTGCCGGGCGACGACCGACAGCGCCGTGTGGATTCCCGAGGTGCGCCCGCGGCGCGTCCCGGGACAGCCCGCCACGTTCAAACTGCCCGCTGTCCAGGCCCTCGGCGACCTGCTGCCCCCGCTGCCCGAGCACCCGGCTCCGCTACTGGACGACCCGGCCGGCCGCACCTGGAGCGACATCCGGTACCGGGAGGACGGCCGGGTCGGCGTCCTGTCGTTCTCCTTCCCGGGCGGCGCCATGAGCACCGACCAGTGCCGGCGCCTGCTCGCCGCCTACCGCGAGGCGTGCTCGCGCCCCACGTCCGTACTCGTACTGGGCGGCGGCCGGGACTTCTTCTCCAACGGCATCCACCTGAACGTCATCGAGGCGGCCGACGACCCGGGCGGCGAGTCCTGGGCCAACATCAACGCCATCGACGACCTGGTCGAAGCCGTCCTGACCACCACCGACCGCCTGGTGGTGTCCGCGGTGGGCGGCAACGCGGCCGCGGGCGGGGTGATGCTCGCCCTGGCGGCGGACGAGGTGTGGTGCAGGTCCGGGGCCGTACTGAACCCGCACTACCGCCTGATGGGCCTGTACGGCTCGGAGTACTGGACGTACACCCTGCCTCGCAGAGTGGGCTCCGAGGCAGCCGAACGGCTCACGCGCGAGGCCCTTCCGGTGAGCGCGAACGCGGCGCTTCGGCTGGGGCTCGTCGACCGGGTGGTCGAGAGCACTCCGCAGGGATTCGTGCGCGAGGCGGGCCGGCTGGCGGTGCAGCTGGCCGCGCTGCCCGCGACGCCCACACGCGTACGGGAGAAGAAGGCGGAGCTGGACCGCCAGGAGAGCGTCAAGCCCTTGGCGGCCTTCCGGGAGAAGGAGCTGGCGCTCATGCGGCGCACGTTCTTTGACCCGGACGCCCCGTACCACGCCCTGCGCCGGTCCTTCGTCCGCAAGGAGGCGCCGCCGGGCACCCCGCCCCACCTCAATCCGCCCGCGTCCGCAAGTCGAGCGGCGCCTTCTGGCCGCCGGACGGGCCGCGTCACCGGAACGGCCGCCGCTGACGGCGCACCGGCCCAGGGTCCCTGTTAA
- a CDS encoding DUF6084 family protein: protein MTEFAFTCTGVRSDPYAAGPTLVFRLRITASGGARVHALALRCQIRIEPARRGYEPAEADGLKDLFGERSRWGSTLQPVQFAQVSLMVPGFTGETETDLVVPCTYDTDIASTRYFGAVTGGEVPLLMLFSGTAFTGAGGFHVEPVPWDREADFRMPVAAWREMVEQHFPGCGWIRVPRDTMDALLGFRSRRGLASWESTLQTLLAEADEPDPPRHETALTGAGAPLTATGRTVP from the coding sequence ATGACGGAGTTCGCGTTCACCTGCACCGGCGTACGGTCCGACCCGTACGCCGCCGGACCGACCCTCGTCTTCCGGCTACGCATCACCGCCTCGGGTGGCGCCCGGGTGCACGCTCTCGCCCTGCGCTGCCAGATCCGGATCGAACCGGCCCGGCGCGGATACGAACCCGCGGAGGCCGACGGGCTGAAGGACCTCTTCGGCGAGCGTTCACGGTGGGGCAGCACGCTCCAGCCGGTCCAGTTCGCCCAGGTCTCCCTCATGGTCCCCGGCTTCACCGGCGAGACGGAGACCGACCTCGTCGTGCCGTGCACGTACGACACCGACATCGCCTCCACGCGGTACTTCGGCGCCGTCACCGGCGGTGAGGTGCCCCTGCTGATGCTCTTCTCCGGCACGGCGTTCACGGGAGCGGGCGGTTTCCACGTCGAGCCCGTGCCGTGGGACCGGGAGGCGGACTTCCGGATGCCCGTGGCGGCCTGGCGGGAGATGGTCGAGCAGCACTTCCCCGGCTGTGGCTGGATCCGGGTGCCCCGCGACACCATGGACGCCCTGCTGGGATTCCGCTCCCGGCGGGGTCTCGCCTCCTGGGAGTCCACCCTCCAGACACTGCTGGCCGAGGCGGACGAACCGGATCCGCCGCGGCACGAGACCGCCCTGACCGGCGCGGGGGCGCCGCTCACCGCCACCGGAAGGACGGTTCCGTGA